The genomic window TTTTGCTTATGAACCTTCTCCacttttttgaaatagtttgtTTCCATGAATGGCTAATGCTGTTTCTGAAGTTGATTTTTGTATATCATGTGAACtcaataaagtttatattttgcATGAGTCATTTCGAGGTCATTTCTAAGCTTAAGACGTGGatcaaattatgtttttgattGCTCTATATTACAGTATATACGAATTTAGacgaattatataattaataatttttcgaacacttaaaatttttgcGTTAATTTTTGCTAAGcttaaaaattgaatcaaataataaaacaataaaacttcatttaaaaaaatgtcttttattttcttcatattaGAAAGAgatcaaaaaagtaaaaataaattaatcaaaaaattctcCTAACAACGATATTCGCTGTAAATAAGGTTGTGCCCTACAACTCAACAACGAATAATTTATCTCCCACGAACTATTCTTGGGATATTTGTTCTCAAAACGTATACGTTCCAAAAACATTTTCGCATCGAATTTTTTCGATACGGGTGTTAtgtatttttgtacaaattcgggtataatttgcataaaattatttgtttcttcATTTAGTGATGTATTTAAATTTCTCAATGTATTATTAGCCACAGATTCTTTTTCATTGCCATTTTGTGTTTCTGAAGAAGTCGTTAAATCTGTTGTACTTTGACTAGAAATTTGTTTATCATCTTCTAATTCATGCTCTCCTAAGCGAACTACTTCCACGGTaccttcaaatgatttttcttcTGCTATAATTTCTTCAGTGATGGTTTCTTCATCTTCCATTTTGTCTTCTGAAGATTCATCATCAATTTTTGTCGAATTTGATGACGTTGTATCAGtagtttgtttcaatttttctaaagattcaccttctaatatttttaatttacctcgataatatttaatatttgctaAATTTTCGTTTGGTAAATCATGGCAACAATGCAAGGCTGCTGGATCAATTGGATGAGCTTCTGTGTTAAAGATATAACCCCCAGCATCAATAACACATTCACCATGGGGCGTGTTAATTATCGTGCCATGTTGGCCTCggttatgtataaaattttctgtatcaAATAATAGGTACAAATATTTCGTTGTTTCGGATAAGAAAAATGATTCCATACGATCCTCTTTTCGATGATCGCGAACATctttaatctaaaaaattatcatgTGTTAGTTAAGGGCATAAATATCTCTAGCGAATCTTTACCAGCTGTATTATTTTGTGTGGCGTAAAATTACCGAAATCGTCAACGTGTCGTCACAAAAAAGCACACAGCTACCAccaataacaagtgaaataaaTATAGGTATGTTAGCCtatttaaatgaatacaaaaagCGTATTCGTTTTTATCTCAATAATGCCGaaagaaataatattctaaaactatttgcattacttttaaaagttttagaattttatggtttttatttatctGAAAATGAGTTAGGAATCTAGGACGTATCTGAAAAATACATACCGTAGCATAGCCACACGGAGTTCTAGAACTGTGTTGTATACTTCGTAAAATATCGACACCCACTTCAAGTAAATATGGATTTCCAGTAGCACGATATAAATACATAACGGATTCAATTAATTCTGGCCGCAATGGGTAACTTTCTCGTTGTGAACCAGCCTCACCTTGTGGAATGTTGAAAAATTCCGGTGTGAAACCATATTGTTTCCATACTTGATGATAATTATGGATTGACTTCATTGCTTTACTAGTatctcctttaaaaaaatttacaaatttgctTTTCATTGAGGACAGGCTAGGGCTATATAATTATACAGGGTGGTCAAAGCTATAACAGCAGGACTTCAGCAAATGgtatataatgttaaaataatgataatttgttAATACATTTCTTTTCTAGAAACAGTGTgctgaaattttggaaaaaaaaaggaaatttttcaaacctaAGACCCTCCCCCTTGCACATAGTCcataataatcattatattaaCGCTATATACCTATGCGCTATATTTGCTGAAGgtctgctgttataacttgggaaatcctttttatatatgtaacacaaataaaactcgaaaattatatcaaaacaaGGAAAAATTTTGTGATCACTGAAACAGTATTATAAATCTAAAGTAAATctattctaaatttaaataaattttaatgatagtcGTTTTTGACGTCTACCAAATCGAATCAATAAACATAAAAGTATTTGCATTTCTTTGAAGAAGAAATGcgctaatgtaaaaaaataaataatacttcaaaTTTGCTCCCCAATgcctaaacaatttttgttgtataGAAAGAGtcttaaactaataatattaattattttaatcgcTAGAGTATTCCTTAGTTGGAGCCCAATTTAAATTCGTATTTGGATGTAAATTAGAATCTTTTCATCGAAATTATCCTTTTTAGGAAATTAAGCCTTTTCTAGGGAATTGAATCTTTTTAGTCACTTTTAAATTTGGTTAAGCCTTGTGTTCGCTATTAGTACAATTATCAGAAGAGTTTACTACA from Chrysoperla carnea chromosome 2, inChrCarn1.1, whole genome shotgun sequence includes these protein-coding regions:
- the LOC123291718 gene encoding ER degradation-enhancing alpha-mannosidase-like protein 2; amino-acid sequence: MVFLKDKYKIIWIFVIFFYPLYGIRHYDKKDLLALREEVREMFQHAYDSYLKYAYPYDELRPLSCDGVDTWGSYSLTLIDALDTLAVMGNHTEFQRVVNILTTNANFDANINVSVFETNIRIIGGLLSAHLLSHRAGVELEPGWPCNGPLLRLAEDVARRLIVAFDTKTHMPYGTVNLRYGVPIGETTVTCTAGVGTFILEFGTLSRLTGDPVFEEVAMNALYALHNHRSSIGLLGNHIDIATGRWTAQDAGIGAGVDSYYEYLVKGSILFQKPELMEMFNEARKPIDKYMTRDDWHMWVSMSKGQVTLPVFQSLEAYWPGVLSLIGDTSKAMKSIHNYHQVWKQYGFTPEFFNIPQGEAGSQRESYPLRPELIESVMYLYRATGNPYLLEVGVDILRSIQHSSRTPCGYATIKDVRDHRKEDRMESFFLSETTKYLYLLFDTENFIHNRGQHGTIINTPHGECVIDAGGYIFNTEAHPIDPAALHCCHDLPNENLANIKYYRGKLKILEGESLEKLKQTTDTTSSNSTKIDDESSEDKMEDEETITEEIIAEEKSFEGTVEVVRLGEHELEDDKQISSQSTTDLTTSSETQNGNEKESVANNTLRNLNTSLNEETNNFMQIIPEFVQKYITPVSKKFDAKMFLERIRFENKYPKNSSWEINYSLLSCRAQPYLQRISLLGEFFD